A window of Harpia harpyja isolate bHarHar1 chromosome 23, bHarHar1 primary haplotype, whole genome shotgun sequence contains these coding sequences:
- the HELB gene encoding DNA helicase B translates to MEASVPQRGPVMALRGVLLPPRLALPPPQRAADSDTEEEAEEELYMEEDTLLEDSGPELAAALPPRRGVVIQEDNSKKECVVVGRFPLVDPWWRVNVKAEKTGLMYLMQGYPSYFLRTDIEENNRQVFSLFLKECAVPEDLSKKFFTWLPRGSMLSFRNLEEKLKQFQVSHLQTGKNRGDTSAYDIFYHVSKSFAGKAVLVALTFPTILEFLPILLPRHFSCLLDMVCWQRKTEENSGMDGEEVPFQDKMLTKLDEILKNEPWKLGFSSITRRELNLSCSEATWATFCQCEHLLWKIPDLQKNALILYNQLKEQCRKMGHTYEDQDELARFVSKDMSIEHVWQSLEFLKDHNIVIREKKLVFLPHLHKSEKNIAKYIGDLLSNRSWQLDVDVRRILNVSETSRELVDNKTNVTQAHKMEHLKENSPNNHNCENPFPEKEVGSTSGTQSKAEVDSHQVIAMEKICSNPVTIISGKGGSGKTTIVSCLFHHLMQIEKEVEAASKDFEEDLGASEEWNTFDCHWESENMHTKKHLNVLFTAPTGNAANLLSEKTKLPAYTLHQIIFSFKRWKQSGQVKPWKFSTVTVLIVDEGSLVSIQIFSLVLKLLCENAQLAKLIILGDTRQLPSIAPGNMLADVFEGLKSRGFSVELQTNHRAGSQLIVDNASRISQRMFPEFDDVLEVPGWNEEMTMPSPEKKFIFITLPAGGGCDNLQTAIKALLKKGPGLEDAKQSQFIAFRRKDCDLINELCCQHYSNHVTRDHKNQPSFQINDKIVCMRNTYLKDLLPDCGFGEDPNHHESENGETTLATEAAEEGKRLCNGDVFFITGTDKQRFLTISSVYGSTFTVKYKALKNLCHIKHAWARTVHTFQGSEAKTIVYMVGNLGRQHWQHVYTAVTRGCCRVYVIAEELHLRRAVANRNIPRKTRLKTFLRAAVAEASNCPKQTSPPLMKSWQSQPETRSVSVTQGAPDPSAPLTDLFKQEGSAVLNKEQTSKLQQSPCKRQQTLAENSEDATKIPSAIVQDSPLGSSRLLNLTLEQPTPRKLFKSLTNH, encoded by the exons ATGGAGGCGTCCGTCCCGCAGCGGGGGCCGGTGATGGCGTTGcggggggtgctgctgcccccgCGGCTGGCGCTGCCGCCTCCGCAGCGGGCGGCGGACTCGGATACGGAGGAGGAGGCCGAGGAGGAGCTGTACATGGAGGAGGATACGCTCCTGGAGGATTCCGGGCCGGAGCTGGCGGCCGCGCTGCCCCCGCGTCGAGGCG tTGTTATACAAGAAGACAACTCTAAAAAGGAGTGTGTAGTAGTTGGGCGTTTTCCATTGGTTGACCCTTGGTGGAGAGTTAATGTTAAAGCTGAAAAAACGGGGTTGATGTACCTTATGCAAGGATATCCATCATACTTTCTGCGGACTGATATAGAAGAAAACAACCGACAAGTTTTTTCGCTCTTTCTTAAGGAATGTGCTGTTCCTGAGGATTTAAGCAAAAAGTTTTTTACTTGGCTTCCTAGGGGGTCTATGCTGAGTTTTAGAAATCTTGAAGAAAAACTAAAACAGTTCCAAGTTTCACACTTACAGACAGGGAAGAATCGAGGAGACACCAGCGCTTATGACATCTTCTACCATGTTTCAAAATCAT TTGCAGGGAAGGCGGTATTGGTAGCTCTGACTTTTCCGACGATACTGGAGTTCTTGCCGATTCTTCTGCCACGCCATTTTTCCTGTCTGTTGGATATGGTGTGTTGGcaaagaaagactgaagaaaacagtGGTATGGATGGTGAAGAAGTACCTTTTCAAGACAAGATGCTAACAAAATTGGATGAGATACTAAAGAATGAGCCATGGAAACTTGGATTCAGCAGT atTACCCGCAGGGAGCTGAACCTTTCTTGCTCTGAGGCAACGTGGGCCACCTTTTGTCAGTGTGAACACCTCCTCTGGAAGATTCCTGACTTGCAGAAGAATGCATTAATTCTGTATAATCAACTCAAGGAACAGTGTAGAAAAATGGGACACACTTACGAAGATCAAGATGAATTAGCTCGTTTTGTATCTAAAGATATGTCCATTGAGCATGTTTGGCAATCTCTTGAATTTTTGAAAGATCACAACATAGTGATTAGGGAGAAAAAACTAGTGTTTCTGCCGCATCttcacaaatctgaaaaaaacattgCAAAGTATATAGGTGACCTTCTGTCAAACCGCTCATGGCAACTGGATGTTGATGTGAGAAGGATACTTAATGTTTCTGAGACATCAAGAGAACTGGTAGATAACAAAACGAATGTTACCCAGGCTCACAAAATGGAACATCTGAAGGAAAATAGTCCGAACAATCATAACTGTGAAAATCCCTTTCCTGAAAAGGAAGTAGGGTCTACATCTGGTACCCAAAGTAAAGCAGAGGTAGACTCACATCAGGTGATTGCTATGGAAAAGATTTGTTCTAATCCTGTCACAATCATAAGTGGAAAAGGAGGCTCTGGGAAGACCACAATAGTTAGCTGCCTTTTTCATCACTTAATGCAgatagaaaaagaagtggaagctGCTTCTAAAGACTTTGAAGAAGACCTGGGTGCATCTGAGGAATGGAATACCTTTGATTGTCATTGGGAGTCAGAgaacatgcacacaaaaaaacatttaaatgtactATTTACTGCACCTACAGGGAACGCAGCAAACCTTTTGAGTGAAAAAACTAAGCTTCCTGCATATACACTGCATCAG ATCATCTTTAGTTTTAAGCGGTGGAAGCAGAGTGGACAAGTAAAGCCGTGGAAGTTTTCTACTGTGACAGTTCTGATTGTGGATGAAGGAAGTTTGGTGTCCATACAgatttttagtttagttttaaaaCTCTTGTGTGAGAATGCTCAGCTTGCCAAACTTATTATTCTAG GTGATACTAGACAGCTACCAAGCATAGCCCCAGGAAACATGTTAGCTGATGTCTTTGAGGGTCTAAAATCAAGAGGCTTTTCTGTGGAACTGCAAACTAATCACAGAGCTGGATCGCAACTAATTGTAGATAATGCATCAAG AATCTCTCAGCGTATGTTTCCTGAATTTGATGATGTGCTGGAAGTTCCTGGTTGGAATGAGGAAATGACAATGCCAAGCCCAGAgaagaaattcatttttattactttgcctGCTGGCGGGGGCTGTGACA ATTTGCAAACTGCTATAAAGGCTTTACTTAAAAAAGGACCAGGATTGGAGGATGCCAAACAATCGCAGTTCATTGCTTTCAGAAG GAAAGATTGCGATCTAATAAATGAACTTTGCTGCCAACACTATTCAAATCATGTAACCAG AGACCATAAAAACCAACCTTCATTTCAAATTAATGACAAGATTGTCTGCATGCGGAATACATATCTCAAGGATCTCTTGCCAGACTGTGGTTTCGGAGAGGATCCTAATCACCATGAAAGCGAAAATGGAGAAACCACTCTCGCTACAGAGGCTGCTGAGGAGGGCAAACGACTATGCAATGGGGATGTATTTTTCATAACAGGG ACTGATAAACAGCGCTTTTTGACCATCAGCAGCGTGTACGGCTCCACTTTCACTGTGAAGTATAAGGCACTGAAGAATCTGTGTCACATAAAACATGCATGGGCCAGAACTGTTCACACATTTCAG GGTTCCGAGGCAAAAACCATTGTCTACATGGTTGGCAATCTTGGCCGTCAGCACTGGCAGCACGTGTACACAGCCGTGACCAGAGGATGCTGCCGTGTCTATGTTATAGCTGAAGAGCTGCACCTCAGGAGAGCAGTCGCTAACAGGAATATACCCAGAAAAACTCGCTTAAAGACATTTTTGAGAGCGGCAGTTGCAGAAGCAAGCAACTGTCCCAAACAAACTTCCCCTCCCCTGATGAAGAGCTGGCAAAGTCAACCTGAGACTCGGTCTGTTTCTGTAACTCAAGGTGCTCCTGACCCATCTGCACCTCTGACTGACTTGTTTAAACAGGAAGGGTCAGCAGTTCTCAATAAAGAGCAGACGAGCAAGCTGCAGCAGAGTCCATGTAAAAGACAACAAACTCTTGCAGAGAATTCCGAGGATGCTACAAAAATACCCTCT gCAATAGTACAAGATTCCCCACTTGGGTCTTCCAGACTTCTGAATCTAACTTTGGAACAACCGACTCCGAGGAAGCTTTTCAAAAGCTTAACAAACCATTAA